One region of Intestinimonas massiliensis (ex Afouda et al. 2020) genomic DNA includes:
- a CDS encoding acyl-CoA dehydrogenase family protein encodes MNIKYPYFNEDHEGIREMAKDFAEKTLAPIAGEIDKTEAFPMDVVKTMAGMGFLGLKIPEEYGGLGLDMRSYICVMEEIAKKCATATIFISSANSLSTAPIVISGTPEQKEKYLPGVAAGESLIAFGLTEPNAGSDAASMTTRAVEDGDSYILNGRKCFITMAPIADQCIVYAKTDPEKGAKGITCFMVDMNLPGVSCGRHEEKMGQRGVPVSDVVLEDVRVPKDCVIGEVGMGFINAMKTLSVGRVGVSSMCLGMAQEAIDLAVNHTKNRAQFGKPLAKMQALQFMMADMETKLNAARLLTYNAAYLLDTRQPADKAASMAKYYSAEAAIEIVNKSLQLHGGYGYSREYEIERIYRDVRVCSIYEGSSQVQQMVISGQLLK; translated from the coding sequence ATGAATATCAAATATCCCTATTTCAACGAGGATCACGAAGGCATCCGTGAGATGGCGAAGGATTTCGCCGAAAAGACCCTGGCCCCCATCGCGGGGGAGATCGACAAAACCGAGGCATTCCCCATGGACGTGGTGAAGACCATGGCGGGCATGGGCTTTCTGGGACTGAAGATCCCCGAGGAGTACGGCGGTCTGGGCCTGGATATGCGCAGCTATATCTGCGTCATGGAGGAGATCGCCAAAAAGTGCGCTACTGCTACGATCTTCATCTCTTCGGCCAACTCCCTGTCCACCGCCCCCATCGTCATCTCCGGCACCCCGGAACAGAAGGAGAAGTACCTGCCCGGCGTGGCCGCCGGCGAGAGCTTGATCGCCTTTGGCCTCACCGAGCCCAACGCCGGCTCGGATGCCGCGTCCATGACCACCCGTGCGGTGGAGGACGGAGACAGCTACATCCTCAACGGCCGCAAGTGCTTCATCACCATGGCTCCCATCGCCGATCAGTGCATCGTCTACGCCAAGACCGACCCGGAGAAGGGGGCCAAGGGCATCACCTGCTTTATGGTGGATATGAACCTGCCCGGCGTGTCCTGCGGCCGCCACGAGGAGAAGATGGGCCAGCGGGGCGTGCCGGTGAGCGATGTGGTGCTGGAGGACGTGCGGGTACCCAAGGACTGCGTCATCGGCGAGGTGGGCATGGGCTTCATCAACGCCATGAAGACGCTGTCCGTGGGCCGCGTGGGGGTGTCGTCCATGTGCCTGGGCATGGCCCAGGAGGCCATCGACCTTGCGGTGAACCACACCAAGAACCGGGCGCAGTTCGGCAAGCCCCTGGCCAAAATGCAGGCCCTGCAGTTTATGATGGCGGATATGGAGACCAAGCTCAACGCCGCCCGGCTGCTGACCTACAACGCCGCTTACCTGCTGGACACCAGGCAGCCGGCGGACAAGGCCGCCTCCATGGCCAAGTATTACTCCGCGGAGGCCGCCATTGAGATCGTCAACAAGTCCCTCCAGCTCCACGGCGGCTACGGCTATTCCCGCGAGTACGAGATCGAGCGCATCTACCGCGACGTCCGGGTCTGCTCCATCTACGAGGGCTCCTCCCAGGTCCAGCAGATGGTCATCTCCGGCCAGCTTTTGAAATGA
- a CDS encoding enoyl-CoA hydratase/isomerase family protein — protein sequence MSKYQNVTVTREGHVGVVVMCSAPVNALTFDLLDDLSGAFHELEADQDVWAVVLCSGMRLFAAGADLKNLAVVRRSGNLETARHMQRVFLQIENFPHPVICAVNGVALGGGLELALSCDLRVFTAKTKVGFPEGGLGIIPGAGGTQRLSKLIGLGAAKRLIYTSETIRGEEAYRLGMCEYLADEDACLAKAMGVAATICTKAPLAVAADKKCINYSREHTLMDGLEYEQNLSGDIFETEDKSEGIASFLEKREANFQNK from the coding sequence ATGAGCAAATATCAGAATGTGACTGTTACCAGAGAAGGACATGTGGGCGTTGTCGTTATGTGCAGCGCTCCTGTCAACGCGTTGACCTTTGATCTGTTGGACGACCTTTCCGGAGCCTTCCATGAACTGGAGGCAGATCAGGATGTCTGGGCCGTAGTATTGTGCAGCGGCATGCGCTTATTTGCCGCTGGCGCGGACTTAAAAAATTTGGCGGTTGTTCGCCGCTCTGGTAACCTGGAGACCGCACGCCACATGCAGAGAGTCTTCCTGCAGATTGAGAACTTCCCGCATCCCGTCATCTGCGCGGTGAACGGTGTCGCTTTGGGAGGCGGTCTGGAGCTGGCCCTATCGTGCGACCTTCGAGTCTTTACCGCCAAGACGAAGGTAGGCTTTCCCGAGGGCGGCCTAGGCATTATTCCAGGCGCGGGCGGAACACAACGTCTGTCTAAACTCATCGGTCTGGGTGCGGCCAAGCGGTTAATTTACACGAGCGAGACCATCCGCGGTGAAGAGGCTTATCGCTTGGGTATGTGTGAATACTTGGCCGATGAGGATGCGTGTCTTGCCAAAGCCATGGGGGTGGCTGCCACAATCTGTACGAAAGCCCCGTTAGCCGTTGCGGCAGATAAAAAATGTATCAACTATTCCAGAGAGCATACTCTGATGGATGGACTTGAATACGAACAAAATTTGAGCGGCGACATTTTCGAAACGGAGGATAAAAGCGAGGGTATCGCCTCCTTTTTGGAGAAGCGAGAGGCCAACTTCCAAAACAAATAA
- a CDS encoding MaoC/PaaZ C-terminal domain-containing protein: MSYLYNPKGFYLEDYEIGREYTSQGRTITEADVVNFAGVSGDFNPLHTDEEFGKANQFGKRIAHGALGFIISNGLNNQMGIAEGTTIAFIECTVKYTAPLLIGDTVHIVVIPTEVIHSSKPGKGILKQLVKLVNQDERVIMESNQTLMVKSRV, encoded by the coding sequence ATGTCTTACCTGTATAATCCAAAGGGCTTTTATCTGGAGGATTACGAAATTGGCAGGGAATACACCAGCCAGGGCCGTACGATCACAGAAGCCGATGTGGTGAATTTTGCAGGTGTTTCAGGCGACTTTAACCCGCTCCACACGGATGAGGAGTTTGGAAAGGCCAACCAGTTTGGAAAGCGGATCGCCCACGGAGCCTTGGGCTTCATTATTTCCAACGGACTCAACAATCAAATGGGTATTGCGGAAGGCACTACGATTGCGTTTATCGAATGCACTGTAAAATATACGGCGCCTTTGCTGATCGGCGATACCGTCCATATCGTAGTCATCCCCACCGAAGTCATCCACAGTTCCAAGCCTGGCAAGGGTATTTTGAAGCAATTAGTCAAGTTGGTCAATCAGGACGAGCGGGTCATCATGGAGTCCAACCAGACCCTGATGGTGAAGAGCCGCGTATAA
- a CDS encoding PLP-dependent aminotransferase family protein, with amino-acid sequence MLTITLEPHGAQPLYEQLYRGIRHKIEQGALAAGERLPSKRALASHLKVSIVTVEGAYGQLLAEGYLRSEPKRGFFVQPFEAQPAPAAIPARPSAAASVKEKSIQYDFTTNAVDTARFPFSTWARLMREVLTQEDSGLLAASHPQGVEELRQAIVRYLGDFRGIQAEPEQIVVGAGSEYLTGLLTQLLGREGGYAVEDPGYRKPARILANNGAQVLPIPLDAQGLRVDLLKRSRARVAHVTPSHHFPLGMVMPVTRRRALLSWAGQSEDRYIIEDDYDSEFRFSGRPIPALQSLDTGERVVYLNTFAKSLAPSLRISYMVLPPHLLARYRQELQFYSSTVPSFEQYTLARFMERGHFERHIARMRTLYKGIRDSLLFAAREEGITSRGTFSGAEAGLHLLLQMNNGMTEPELVRRAAEAGVGVYPLSSYYLAPGARSALPTLVMGYARMRGEDMAPAFSLLRKAWALDRP; translated from the coding sequence ATGCTCACCATCACGCTGGAACCACACGGCGCCCAGCCTCTTTATGAACAGCTCTACCGCGGTATTCGGCACAAAATCGAACAGGGGGCCCTGGCTGCCGGCGAACGGCTCCCCTCCAAGCGGGCCCTAGCCTCCCATCTGAAGGTCAGCATAGTGACCGTAGAGGGGGCCTATGGCCAACTCCTGGCGGAGGGCTATCTGCGCTCTGAGCCCAAACGCGGCTTTTTTGTCCAGCCCTTCGAAGCGCAGCCCGCCCCAGCCGCCATCCCAGCCCGGCCTTCCGCCGCTGCGTCTGTAAAGGAAAAAAGCATTCAATATGATTTTACCACCAATGCGGTAGACACCGCCCGCTTCCCCTTCTCCACCTGGGCCAGACTCATGCGGGAGGTTCTGACGCAGGAGGACAGCGGCCTTCTGGCCGCCAGTCACCCCCAGGGGGTGGAGGAGCTGCGGCAGGCCATCGTCCGCTACCTGGGAGACTTCCGCGGTATCCAGGCCGAGCCGGAGCAGATTGTGGTGGGCGCCGGGTCTGAATACCTGACCGGCCTGCTGACCCAGCTCCTGGGCCGGGAGGGGGGCTACGCCGTGGAGGACCCCGGATACCGGAAGCCCGCCCGCATCCTGGCCAACAACGGCGCGCAGGTGCTGCCCATCCCGCTGGACGCCCAGGGACTGCGGGTGGATCTGCTGAAGCGGAGCCGCGCACGTGTGGCCCACGTCACCCCCTCCCACCACTTTCCCCTCGGTATGGTCATGCCCGTGACCCGGCGCAGGGCTCTCCTGTCCTGGGCGGGACAGTCGGAGGACCGCTATATCATTGAGGACGACTACGACAGCGAGTTCCGTTTTTCCGGCCGCCCTATCCCCGCTCTCCAGAGCCTGGACACCGGGGAACGGGTCGTCTATCTCAACACCTTTGCCAAGAGCCTGGCCCCCTCCCTGCGCATCAGCTACATGGTGCTGCCGCCCCATCTGCTGGCCCGTTACCGTCAGGAGCTGCAGTTCTATTCTTCCACGGTCCCCTCCTTCGAGCAGTATACGCTGGCCCGATTCATGGAGCGGGGGCACTTTGAGCGCCATATCGCCCGCATGCGCACGCTTTATAAGGGAATCCGGGACTCCCTTCTGTTCGCCGCCCGGGAAGAGGGGATCACCTCCCGCGGGACCTTCTCCGGCGCGGAGGCGGGCCTCCACCTGCTGCTGCAAATGAACAACGGCATGACAGAGCCGGAGCTGGTCCGCCGGGCGGCGGAGGCCGGCGTGGGCGTCTATCCCCTTTCCAGCTACTATCTGGCGCCCGGGGCCCGCTCTGCCCTCCCCACGCTGGTCATGGGCTATGCCCGGATGCGCGGGGAGGACATGGCGCCCGCCTTCTCACTGCTCCGCAAGGCCTGGGCACTGGACCGGCCCTGA
- a CDS encoding response regulator: MNKPQILVVEDDVAIGNLITTTLETQNYQYHKARTGAAAILEAASSHPDVILLDLGLPDMDGVDIIKKVRSWSNTPIIVVSARSEDMDKVSALDAGADDYLTKPFSVEELLARLRVALRRVRYDTLKSSEGNSIYENGDLKIDYAAGCAYKCGREVHLTPIEYRLLCLLARNTGKVLTHNYIMKEIWGNTLPSDTPSLRVFMATLRKKVETDPSRPRYIQTHIGVGYRMIRMQEEGPGD, encoded by the coding sequence TTGAATAAACCGCAAATTCTAGTGGTCGAGGATGATGTGGCCATCGGCAATCTGATTACTACGACGTTGGAGACACAGAACTATCAGTACCACAAGGCCCGGACCGGCGCTGCTGCCATTCTGGAGGCGGCCTCCAGCCATCCCGACGTCATCCTACTGGACTTGGGCCTGCCCGATATGGATGGGGTGGATATCATCAAAAAGGTGCGTTCCTGGAGCAATACCCCCATTATCGTGGTCTCCGCCCGAAGTGAGGATATGGACAAGGTCAGCGCGCTGGACGCCGGAGCCGACGACTATCTGACCAAGCCGTTTTCCGTGGAAGAGCTGCTGGCGCGGCTGCGGGTCGCCCTGCGCCGGGTACGGTATGACACTTTGAAGTCCAGCGAAGGGAACAGCATCTATGAAAACGGAGACCTGAAGATCGACTACGCGGCCGGCTGTGCGTACAAATGCGGCAGAGAAGTCCACCTTACGCCGATTGAATACCGGCTGCTGTGCCTGTTGGCCCGAAATACAGGAAAGGTGCTGACCCATAACTACATTATGAAGGAAATCTGGGGGAATACCCTGCCGTCGGATACCCCCTCCCTCCGGGTGTTCATGGCGACCCTGCGTAAAAAGGTCGAGACAGATCCCTCCCGGCCCCGGTATATCCAGACGCACATCGGCGTGGGCTACCGGATGATCCGGATGCAGGAGGAGGGGCCCGGCGACTGA
- a CDS encoding sensor histidine kinase, which produces MTDFRPDPGEPLMEVGPQKEQTGGKLKIFFGYAAGVGKTYAMLEAAHHAKSMGADVVAGYIEPHTRPETQALLEGLERLPPRRIPYKGIQLQEFDLDGALERRPQLLLVDELAHTNAAGCRHLKRYQDIEELLRAGINVYTTINVQHLESLHDIVAAISGVSIRERVPDKVFDSADQVELVDIEPADLLERLRAGKIYRPAQARRAEDHFFTQKNLAALREIALRRTADRLGRTSEAAGRPSVGDEHVLTCLSASPSNAKVIRTAARMAEAFHSEFTALFVETPDFQTQNAEDRRRLRANLRLAEELGARIATAYGDDAAVQIAEYARTAGVSKIVLGRSNRKRSLRTRGRSLVDRLTECSPDLDIYIIPDNQPPYRPREEARRWHPHFSWADAGKTALCLALATVVGWLFYLLGFSEANIVTVYILGVLFTSVWTGGRGYGAAASLVSVLVYNFFFTVPRFTLLAYDPGYPLTFAVMLVASLVTSSLTLRVKSQARQAAQKAYRTQVLLETSQKLQKAEGETAILDTTAGQLRKLLERTVLFYPVNGGQMPESPRVYPAQSEEDTAIYLRPEERTVACWVQKNNKHAGATTNTLPSARCLYLAVRGERGVLAVAGISMAERAEPDAFEKNLMIAILDECGLVLEKTMLDRARREIEEKARQEALRANLLRAISHDLRTPLTSISGNAGILVENSALLDESKRHELYLSIYDDSMWLTNLVENLLSVTRIENGTMELRMQPELLEEVFQEALAHLDRHAPEHRITVELGDDLLMARMDARLMVQVVINLVNNAIKYTPPGSNIVLSAARRGDMVEVRVADDGPGVGPEAKSKIFDMFYTANNDRGDGRRGLGLGLSLCRSIVTAHGGTISVEDNAPHGAVFMFTLHSAEVNPIE; this is translated from the coding sequence ATGACGGATTTTCGGCCGGACCCGGGGGAACCGCTTATGGAGGTGGGGCCCCAGAAAGAACAGACGGGTGGAAAGCTGAAGATTTTCTTCGGCTATGCGGCCGGTGTGGGCAAGACCTACGCCATGCTGGAGGCCGCCCATCACGCCAAGAGCATGGGCGCGGACGTGGTGGCCGGATACATCGAGCCCCACACCCGCCCCGAGACGCAGGCTCTGCTGGAGGGGCTGGAGCGGCTGCCGCCGCGGCGCATCCCATATAAGGGGATTCAACTTCAGGAGTTCGACCTGGATGGGGCCCTGGAACGCCGCCCACAGCTCCTACTGGTGGATGAACTGGCTCATACCAACGCGGCGGGCTGTCGCCATCTCAAACGGTATCAGGATATCGAAGAGCTGCTCCGGGCGGGGATCAACGTATATACCACTATCAATGTCCAGCATCTGGAAAGTCTGCACGACATTGTAGCCGCCATCTCCGGCGTATCCATCCGAGAGCGGGTGCCGGACAAGGTGTTCGATTCCGCCGACCAGGTAGAACTGGTGGATATCGAACCGGCCGACCTGCTGGAGCGGCTGCGGGCGGGGAAAATCTACCGGCCGGCTCAGGCCCGCCGGGCCGAGGACCACTTCTTTACCCAGAAAAACCTGGCGGCCCTGCGGGAGATCGCCCTGCGCCGCACGGCCGACCGACTGGGCAGGACCTCCGAAGCAGCGGGCCGTCCCAGTGTGGGGGACGAGCATGTGCTTACCTGCCTGTCGGCTTCGCCCTCCAACGCCAAGGTGATCCGCACCGCGGCCCGAATGGCGGAGGCCTTCCACAGTGAGTTTACGGCCCTTTTCGTGGAGACGCCGGATTTTCAGACCCAAAACGCCGAGGATCGGCGGCGGCTCCGGGCCAACCTGCGTCTGGCGGAGGAGCTGGGAGCCCGTATTGCTACCGCCTATGGCGACGATGCGGCCGTCCAGATTGCCGAATATGCCCGTACCGCCGGGGTCTCCAAGATCGTGTTGGGCCGCAGCAACCGAAAGCGCTCGCTGCGTACCCGGGGCAGGAGTCTGGTGGACCGGCTGACGGAGTGCTCGCCGGATCTGGATATCTATATCATCCCTGACAACCAGCCGCCCTACCGCCCCCGGGAGGAGGCGCGGCGTTGGCATCCCCATTTCTCTTGGGCGGATGCGGGAAAAACGGCGCTGTGCCTGGCTCTGGCCACGGTGGTGGGATGGCTTTTTTACCTGCTGGGCTTCAGTGAGGCCAACATTGTTACGGTCTACATCCTGGGGGTGCTGTTCACTTCGGTGTGGACGGGGGGCAGGGGCTATGGGGCTGCGGCTTCTCTGGTCAGCGTTCTGGTCTACAACTTCTTCTTTACGGTGCCGCGCTTTACCCTGCTGGCCTACGACCCGGGCTATCCACTGACCTTCGCCGTCATGCTGGTAGCCAGCCTGGTGACCAGTTCTCTGACCCTGCGCGTCAAAAGCCAGGCCAGGCAGGCAGCTCAAAAGGCTTACCGCACCCAGGTTCTGCTGGAGACCAGCCAAAAGCTCCAGAAGGCAGAAGGGGAGACGGCCATACTGGACACCACGGCGGGGCAACTGCGCAAGCTGCTGGAGCGGACAGTCCTGTTCTACCCAGTGAACGGCGGGCAGATGCCGGAAAGCCCCCGCGTCTACCCCGCGCAGTCTGAGGAGGATACGGCCATTTATCTGCGCCCGGAGGAGCGGACGGTGGCCTGCTGGGTGCAGAAAAACAACAAGCACGCGGGCGCGACGACCAATACGCTGCCCAGCGCCCGCTGTTTGTATCTGGCGGTCCGGGGCGAGCGCGGGGTGCTGGCCGTAGCGGGGATTTCCATGGCGGAGAGAGCAGAACCGGATGCCTTTGAAAAGAATCTGATGATCGCTATCCTGGACGAGTGCGGCCTGGTACTGGAAAAGACCATGCTGGATCGGGCGCGCCGGGAGATCGAAGAAAAGGCCAGGCAGGAGGCGCTGCGGGCCAACCTGCTGCGGGCGATTTCCCACGACCTGCGCACGCCGCTGACCAGCATTTCGGGAAATGCCGGCATTCTGGTGGAGAATTCAGCGTTGCTGGATGAATCGAAGCGGCACGAGCTCTACCTTTCCATCTATGACGACAGCATGTGGCTGACCAATCTGGTGGAAAACCTGCTGTCCGTTACCCGCATTGAGAACGGCACCATGGAGCTTCGTATGCAGCCGGAGCTTCTGGAGGAGGTGTTTCAGGAGGCGTTGGCCCATTTGGACCGCCATGCGCCGGAACACCGCATCACGGTGGAACTGGGGGATGACCTGCTGATGGCCAGGATGGACGCCCGGCTGATGGTGCAGGTGGTCATCAATCTGGTGAACAACGCCATCAAGTATACGCCGCCTGGGTCCAATATCGTACTTTCCGCCGCAAGGAGGGGGGATATGGTGGAAGTGCGGGTGGCGGACGACGGACCGGGCGTGGGCCCGGAAGCCAAATCCAAGATCTTTGATATGTTTTATACTGCCAACAACGACCGTGGGGACGGAAGGAGGGGGCTGGGCCTGGGGCTCTCCCTTTGCAGGTCGATTGTGACGGCCCACGGCGGCACCATATCCGTCGAGGACAACGCGCCCCACGGCGCCGTTTTTATGTTTACGCTGCATTCTGCGGAGGTGAATCCCATTGAATAA
- a CDS encoding sigma-54 interaction domain-containing protein: protein MNEQAVFLPVLEALYDAVMVTDSNGVIILANQAALDSFSLTREQLIGKTPSQLIAEGVYLNSSITKAIETRDTVTEIIHFPNGARRLSTSVPMFNTEGDLSMVITNSRAEDILNEFSKQLAYEQGLHEKYQEIAAYLTDIRTDKVIYCSNQMKDIMSICNIISGADSTVMLLGESGVGKEVIAHHIHNNSPRRKNAFIPINCAAISKELFESELFGYAPHAFTGASSKGKNGLIKLAHNGTLFLDEVAELPLDMQTKLLRFLSTKMFIPVGSNKPEEVDVRIITATNQDLLQMTREKTFRTDLYYRLNVIPIRIPPLRERIEDIKVLSEAFLATYNQKYKKAILFAEQEMELLKAYPWPGNVRELKNIIERTVVMCQQENVGDFLQASLFGTNGMDVLNYGEGFHIRFDLPLKDALESFENYYINAVLEENHGALNEAAKVLDIHRTTLYRKKNPEPKARLSTQDKGPGKNDEQACVGTDDV from the coding sequence ATGAATGAGCAGGCAGTCTTTCTTCCGGTTCTTGAGGCCCTTTATGACGCTGTAATGGTCACCGACAGCAATGGTGTAATCATCTTAGCCAATCAAGCGGCTCTGGATTCCTTTTCCCTCACTCGGGAACAGTTGATTGGTAAGACCCCGTCCCAGTTGATTGCTGAAGGTGTCTACCTCAACTCCAGCATTACTAAAGCGATTGAGACGAGAGATACGGTGACCGAAATTATTCACTTCCCTAATGGCGCCCGCCGACTCTCTACCAGTGTGCCCATGTTCAATACTGAGGGAGACCTCTCCATGGTCATCACCAACTCCCGCGCTGAAGATATACTGAATGAATTTTCCAAACAGCTAGCCTATGAACAGGGGTTGCATGAGAAGTATCAAGAGATCGCCGCTTATCTGACGGACATACGTACGGATAAGGTAATTTATTGCAGTAATCAAATGAAGGACATCATGTCGATCTGCAATATCATATCCGGGGCTGACAGCACCGTTATGCTGCTGGGGGAGTCCGGTGTGGGAAAAGAGGTCATCGCTCATCACATCCACAATAACAGCCCCAGGAGGAAAAATGCCTTTATCCCGATCAATTGTGCCGCAATCTCAAAAGAACTGTTTGAATCCGAATTGTTCGGCTATGCACCCCACGCCTTTACAGGAGCCTCATCCAAGGGGAAGAATGGCCTTATCAAGCTGGCCCATAACGGTACTCTGTTCTTGGATGAGGTAGCGGAGCTGCCGCTGGATATGCAGACCAAACTGCTCCGATTTCTTTCCACAAAAATGTTCATCCCTGTGGGCAGCAACAAGCCAGAAGAGGTGGATGTGCGCATTATAACTGCCACTAACCAGGATTTGTTACAGATGACGAGGGAGAAAACCTTCCGGACAGACCTCTATTATCGGCTTAATGTGATCCCCATCCGTATCCCCCCCTTACGGGAACGGATTGAGGATATCAAGGTGCTATCAGAGGCCTTTCTTGCCACATACAACCAGAAATATAAAAAAGCTATCCTTTTTGCTGAGCAGGAGATGGAGCTTCTGAAGGCTTATCCTTGGCCAGGCAATGTACGGGAACTTAAGAATATTATTGAGCGCACTGTGGTTATGTGCCAGCAGGAAAACGTAGGGGATTTTCTGCAGGCCTCCCTTTTTGGTACCAACGGGATGGATGTCCTCAATTATGGCGAAGGCTTTCATATCCGCTTTGATCTTCCACTCAAAGACGCCTTAGAATCGTTTGAGAATTACTATATCAATGCGGTTTTGGAGGAGAACCATGGAGCACTGAATGAGGCGGCCAAAGTCCTTGATATCCATCGGACAACGCTCTACCGCAAGAAAAATCCCGAGCCAAAGGCGCGGCTGTCTACACAGGACAAGGGACCTGGAAAGAATGACGAGCAAGCTTGTGTTGGAACAGATGACGTATAG
- a CDS encoding MFS transporter, translating into MRKGIVRWPFLAVGVVSMLFAGIIYAWSILKAPLGDAFGWTASQLAMNFTLTMCFFCIGGVVSGVLTKRTSPKVTVLCAAVLSWAGFALTSRLSRQVIMLYITYGVMCGLGIGMAYNAVIASTNAWFPDKKGVCSGALMMGFGASTLVLGNVAGAMIETPAIGWRGTYLILGILIGVVLLVTARVVRLPSPEEAGALPKPKQKKARKSEDSFETRDYTTPEMIQRPSFWRFFLFTIAMAAVGNTVISFAKDLALSVGASAALATTLVGVLSVCNGLGRILCGAIFDALGRRKTMLLSNVLTILAPTVTLGAIWMGSVPLCVAGLCLTGISYGCAPTISSAFVATFYGAKHFAMNFSIANTMLIPASFTATLASALAASTGGYMASVLMLIAFAVVGFVLNLSIKQP; encoded by the coding sequence ATGAGGAAGGGTATTGTCCGCTGGCCGTTTCTGGCAGTCGGCGTGGTGAGCATGCTCTTTGCGGGCATCATCTATGCCTGGTCCATCCTGAAGGCTCCGTTGGGGGACGCCTTCGGGTGGACCGCCTCTCAACTGGCCATGAACTTTACCCTGACCATGTGCTTTTTCTGTATCGGCGGCGTGGTGTCCGGTGTGCTGACCAAACGGACCTCCCCCAAGGTGACCGTGCTGTGTGCGGCGGTCCTGTCCTGGGCGGGCTTTGCGCTGACCTCCCGCCTGTCCAGGCAGGTCATCATGCTGTATATTACCTACGGAGTTATGTGTGGCCTGGGCATCGGAATGGCCTATAATGCCGTGATCGCCTCGACCAATGCCTGGTTTCCAGACAAAAAAGGTGTGTGCTCCGGGGCCCTAATGATGGGCTTCGGAGCCAGCACCTTGGTACTGGGAAATGTGGCCGGGGCGATGATCGAGACGCCCGCTATCGGATGGCGGGGAACCTATCTGATTCTCGGCATCCTGATCGGGGTGGTCTTGCTGGTTACAGCCCGGGTGGTCCGCCTGCCCTCTCCGGAAGAGGCAGGGGCCCTGCCCAAGCCAAAGCAGAAGAAGGCTCGTAAAAGCGAGGATTCTTTCGAGACTCGGGACTATACCACTCCGGAAATGATTCAGCGCCCCAGCTTCTGGCGGTTTTTCCTGTTCACGATCGCCATGGCGGCAGTCGGAAATACGGTCATCAGCTTTGCAAAAGACTTGGCTCTCTCAGTGGGGGCTTCTGCCGCGCTTGCCACTACGCTGGTAGGAGTGCTGTCAGTCTGCAATGGATTGGGCCGCATCCTGTGCGGTGCCATTTTTGATGCGCTGGGCCGAAGAAAAACGATGTTACTTTCCAATGTGCTGACGATTTTGGCCCCAACTGTGACACTGGGGGCGATTTGGATGGGCTCGGTGCCACTGTGTGTGGCAGGGTTGTGCCTGACTGGCATTTCCTATGGCTGTGCTCCGACCATTTCTTCTGCGTTTGTGGCTACTTTCTACGGGGCCAAGCACTTTGCCATGAATTTCAGCATTGCAAACACCATGTTGATTCCAGCTTCCTTTACGGCTACTCTGGCCTCTGCTCTGGCAGCCTCCACCGGCGGCTACATGGCCTCCGTCCTGATGCTCATCGCTTTTGCTGTGGTTGGATTCGTGCTCAATTTAAGCATTAAGCAGCCGTAA